In Rhodamnia argentea isolate NSW1041297 chromosome 1, ASM2092103v1, whole genome shotgun sequence, the genomic window GGTGAGCCAAATAATTCACCACCAGCTCCTGAACTTTTTTGGAATCAAGAACCATGTTGTTGGAAACAGGAAAGAGGCCATTGAAATCCCCTACTCGGGAAAGAAATTCGACCTCATTCTCATGGACAGGGACATGCCTGTCTTAAATGGCATAGAGGTACTGTCAACTTTCCTATGACTAAGAGCGCAATAAAGCCAAAGTTCGAAGCAAGAGCCATTAATTTTTTGGGAGATTTTTACTTTCGACTTTTAACAGGCGACGAAGAAGCTGCGAGATATGGGCGTTAGGAGCACGATCGCTGGTGTTTCTTCTCACTCAATATCAGAAGAGAGGCAAGAATTCTTTGAAGCAGGTCTTGATGACTGTCACGAGAAGCCTTTGACAGCTGCTAAGCTCCTCTCTGTTGTCAGCAAGATCAAGTCCAAGGCGTGAAACTTCATGGCATTACTGACCAGTCATTGTTCCTTTGAGATGCTGCTGTTGTTAGATAGAGTGTTCAGCATGAGAAAATGTAGcatatttttcctctttatgAGTCTTGCTGAAGCTTTCTTCTTTGCTCTCTCTCCTGCTAAGAGAGCATGATCTTGACTCAATCAAATGCTAGGGATATTAAAGCTTTGCAGTAACAATTCATCCA contains:
- the LOC115754560 gene encoding two-component response regulator 24-like; amino-acid sequence: MPKSQFLGVFLNGEVTALVVDDHKVSQIIHHQLLNFFGIKNHVVGNRKEAIEIPYSGKKFDLILMDRDMPVLNGIEATKKLRDMGVRSTIAGVSSHSISEERQEFFEAGLDDCHEKPLTAAKLLSVVSKIKSKA